A DNA window from Pongo abelii isolate AG06213 chromosome 2, NHGRI_mPonAbe1-v2.0_pri, whole genome shotgun sequence contains the following coding sequences:
- the SHISA5 gene encoding protein shisa-5 isoform X1, translating to MTAPVPAPRILLLLLLLLPPPPGARCEVCMASRGLSLFPESCPDFCCGTCHDQYCCSDVLKKFVWTEKRCAVPEASVPASVEPVEQLGSALRFRPGYNDPMSGFGATLAVGLTIFVLSVVTIIICFTCSCCCLYKTCRRPRPVVTTTTSTTVVHAPYPQPPSVPPSYPGPSYQGYHTMPPQPGMPAAPYPMQYPPPYPAQPMGPPAYHETLAGGAAAPYPASQPPYNPAYMDAPKAAL from the exons ATGACTGCGCCGGTCCCCGCGCCGCGGATcctgttgctgttgctgctgctgctaccgCCGCCTCCGGGTG CGCGTTGTGAGGTGTGTATGGCTTCCCGTGGACTCAGCCTCTTCCCCGAGTCCTGTCCAGATTTCTGCTGTGGTACCTGTCATGACCAATACTGCTGCTCTGATGTGCTGAAGAAATTTGTGTGGACCGAGAAAAGGTGTGCTGTGCCTGAGGCCAG TGTGCCTGCCAGTGTAGAGCCGGTGGAGCAGCTGGGCTCGGCACTGAGGTTTCGCCCTGGCTACAACGACCCCATGTCAGG GTTCGGAGCGACCTTGGCCGTTGGCCTGACCATCTTTGTGCTGTCtgttgtcaccatcatcatctgcttcacctgctcctgctgctgcctgTACAAGACGTGCCGCCGACCACGTC CGGTTgtcaccaccaccacatccaccACTGTGGTGCATGCCCCTTATCCTCAGCCTCCAAGTGTGCCGCCCAGCTACCCTGGACCAAGCTACCAGGGCTACCACACCATGCCGCCTCAGCCAGGGATGCCAGCAGCACCCTACCCAATGCAGTACCCACCACCTTACCCAGCCCAGCCCATGGGCCCACCGGCCTACCACGAGACCCTGGCTG GAGGAGCAGCTGCACCCTACCCCGCCAGCCAGCCTCCTTACAACCCGGCCTACATGGATGCCCCGAAGGCGGCCCTCTGA
- the SHISA5 gene encoding protein shisa-5 isoform X2 — translation MASRGLSLFPESCPDFCCGTCHDQYCCSDVLKKFVWTEKRCAVPEASVPASVEPVEQLGSALRFRPGYNDPMSGFGATLAVGLTIFVLSVVTIIICFTCSCCCLYKTCRRPRPVVTTTTSTTVVHAPYPQPPSVPPSYPGPSYQGYHTMPPQPGMPAAPYPMQYPPPYPAQPMGPPAYHETLAGGAAAPYPASQPPYNPAYMDAPKAAL, via the exons ATGGCTTCCCGTGGACTCAGCCTCTTCCCCGAGTCCTGTCCAGATTTCTGCTGTGGTACCTGTCATGACCAATACTGCTGCTCTGATGTGCTGAAGAAATTTGTGTGGACCGAGAAAAGGTGTGCTGTGCCTGAGGCCAG TGTGCCTGCCAGTGTAGAGCCGGTGGAGCAGCTGGGCTCGGCACTGAGGTTTCGCCCTGGCTACAACGACCCCATGTCAGG GTTCGGAGCGACCTTGGCCGTTGGCCTGACCATCTTTGTGCTGTCtgttgtcaccatcatcatctgcttcacctgctcctgctgctgcctgTACAAGACGTGCCGCCGACCACGTC CGGTTgtcaccaccaccacatccaccACTGTGGTGCATGCCCCTTATCCTCAGCCTCCAAGTGTGCCGCCCAGCTACCCTGGACCAAGCTACCAGGGCTACCACACCATGCCGCCTCAGCCAGGGATGCCAGCAGCACCCTACCCAATGCAGTACCCACCACCTTACCCAGCCCAGCCCATGGGCCCACCGGCCTACCACGAGACCCTGGCTG GAGGAGCAGCTGCACCCTACCCCGCCAGCCAGCCTCCTTACAACCCGGCCTACATGGATGCCCCGAAGGCGGCCCTCTGA
- the SHISA5 gene encoding protein shisa-5 — translation MGFGATLAVGLTIFVLSVVTIIICFTCSCCCLYKTCRRPRPVVTTTTSTTVVHAPYPQPPSVPPSYPGPSYQGYHTMPPQPGMPAAPYPMQYPPPYPAQPMGPPAYHETLAGGAAAPYPASQPPYNPAYMDAPKAAL, via the exons ATGGG GTTCGGAGCGACCTTGGCCGTTGGCCTGACCATCTTTGTGCTGTCtgttgtcaccatcatcatctgcttcacctgctcctgctgctgcctgTACAAGACGTGCCGCCGACCACGTC CGGTTgtcaccaccaccacatccaccACTGTGGTGCATGCCCCTTATCCTCAGCCTCCAAGTGTGCCGCCCAGCTACCCTGGACCAAGCTACCAGGGCTACCACACCATGCCGCCTCAGCCAGGGATGCCAGCAGCACCCTACCCAATGCAGTACCCACCACCTTACCCAGCCCAGCCCATGGGCCCACCGGCCTACCACGAGACCCTGGCTG GAGGAGCAGCTGCACCCTACCCCGCCAGCCAGCCTCCTTACAACCCGGCCTACATGGATGCCCCGAAGGCGGCCCTCTGA
- the SHISA5 gene encoding protein shisa-5 isoform X3: MGFGATLAVGLTIFVLSVVTIIICFTCSCCCLYKTCRRPRPVVTTTTSTTVVHAPYPQPPSVPPSYPGPSYQGYHTMPPQPGMPAAPYPMQYPPPYPAQPMGPPAYHETLAGECPCQL, encoded by the exons ATGGG GTTCGGAGCGACCTTGGCCGTTGGCCTGACCATCTTTGTGCTGTCtgttgtcaccatcatcatctgcttcacctgctcctgctgctgcctgTACAAGACGTGCCGCCGACCACGTC CGGTTgtcaccaccaccacatccaccACTGTGGTGCATGCCCCTTATCCTCAGCCTCCAAGTGTGCCGCCCAGCTACCCTGGACCAAGCTACCAGGGCTACCACACCATGCCGCCTCAGCCAGGGATGCCAGCAGCACCCTACCCAATGCAGTACCCACCACCTTACCCAGCCCAGCCCATGGGCCCACCGGCCTACCACGAGACCCTGGCTGGTGAGTGCCCCTGCCAACTCTAG